Proteins from a single region of Stutzerimonas stutzeri:
- a CDS encoding MarR family winged helix-turn-helix transcriptional regulator yields the protein MAEETVSNEINSVELEAFEMPLFQAMRRLQQDAEVHAKRLARYGGLSPVQLMILQVLASEGQLTASDLSRRVSLTAATLSGQIDRLEERGLLQRQRDDQDRRRQWLLLSDNGRALLQQAPALLSPEFRARFAALPQWERHALTAALLRAAELCGDME from the coding sequence ATGGCGGAAGAAACAGTTTCAAACGAAATCAATAGTGTCGAACTAGAAGCCTTCGAAATGCCGCTGTTTCAGGCCATGCGCCGGTTGCAGCAAGACGCCGAAGTGCATGCCAAACGGCTGGCGCGTTACGGCGGGCTGAGCCCTGTGCAGCTGATGATCCTGCAGGTGCTGGCTAGCGAAGGGCAGTTGACCGCAAGTGACCTGAGTCGGCGCGTCAGCCTTACCGCAGCCACGCTTTCCGGTCAGATCGACCGGCTGGAGGAGCGCGGCCTGTTGCAGCGTCAGCGCGACGATCAGGACCGTCGCCGCCAGTGGCTGCTGCTCAGCGATAACGGCCGCGCCTTGTTGCAACAGGCGCCTGCGCTGTTGTCTCCGGAGTTCCGCGCACGTTTCGCCGCCTTGCCACAATGGGAGCGCCACGCGCTGACCGCCGCGCTGCTGCGTGCCGCCGAGCTGTGCGGCGACATGGAGTGA
- a CDS encoding S8/S53 family peptidase, which produces MPERASTLFTLGLGPGLGLLSALAAFPAAAEDPIRITQLKRCGDLFAEDSLSWCLSAKGLPSGGVQLYLNGERVAADTLQRDGKQLRLTLAPDAVRSGPLWLERDGQRSNPVWLPAGRSQVLAAKPDEVARNMDDLTTYVDLVSLIIEEDHEGLDKARQLAEKYGAKVVGAIPPLNTYQLRLPVKDLTERDAMVLRLGSEVGVDAVVIEESAAENDGQETGKTADQKRPQNREWAANRFLDAVDYYRERIPAGQRTGEKQPVRIGIIERAVDFDAPHFAEYLEPCDPQQQRTCLYARDADRPDNHGSSVAGILAAHASDARDQGFLSALDGTGPGFEVIVERNSDAGITANVAASVNLVEDGARILNWSWGIHRIGTVDVDGEPVDSLLRSGIAMSGYEELLEEFFLWLRREHPDVLVINSAGNGSAHSGLDDYRLPSSFITEQLLVVGGHERDDRKKVSVEHPDYVRKRKSSNVDMRVDITAAACTRAATLEPDKRGDVHCGTSYATPLVAGAVGAMLSVNPELEPDQVRELLRRSAMTIGRDSDFEPAEADDLTAPILPSERGYRLDDRDVGRSARLDMRKALELTVESLKNSR; this is translated from the coding sequence ATGCCAGAACGCGCCTCCACCCTGTTCACCCTCGGCCTCGGCCCCGGCCTCGGGTTATTGAGCGCCCTCGCCGCCTTTCCGGCAGCTGCAGAAGATCCCATCCGCATCACCCAGCTCAAGCGCTGCGGCGACCTCTTCGCCGAGGATTCGCTGAGCTGGTGCCTGAGCGCCAAAGGCCTGCCCAGCGGCGGGGTGCAGCTGTACCTCAACGGCGAGCGAGTGGCTGCCGACACGCTCCAACGCGACGGCAAGCAGCTGCGCCTGACCCTAGCGCCGGACGCGGTGCGCAGCGGCCCGCTGTGGCTGGAACGCGACGGGCAACGCAGCAATCCGGTCTGGCTCCCGGCTGGTCGCAGCCAGGTGCTCGCCGCCAAACCCGATGAAGTGGCGCGCAACATGGATGACCTGACCACCTACGTAGACCTGGTCAGTCTGATCATCGAGGAGGATCACGAAGGCCTGGACAAGGCGCGGCAGCTCGCCGAGAAGTACGGCGCCAAGGTGGTCGGCGCCATACCGCCGCTGAACACCTATCAGCTGCGCCTACCAGTGAAAGACCTGACCGAACGCGATGCCATGGTGCTGCGCCTGGGCAGCGAGGTGGGTGTGGATGCCGTGGTGATCGAGGAATCGGCCGCCGAGAACGACGGGCAGGAAACCGGCAAGACCGCGGATCAGAAGCGCCCGCAGAACCGCGAGTGGGCCGCCAACCGCTTCCTCGATGCAGTGGACTACTACCGCGAACGCATTCCCGCCGGCCAGCGCACCGGCGAAAAACAGCCGGTGCGTATCGGAATCATCGAGCGCGCGGTGGATTTCGATGCACCGCATTTCGCCGAGTACCTCGAACCCTGTGACCCGCAACAGCAGCGCACCTGTCTCTACGCCCGCGATGCAGATCGGCCGGACAATCACGGCAGCAGCGTCGCCGGCATTCTCGCCGCCCACGCCAGCGATGCCCGTGACCAGGGCTTTCTCAGCGCGCTGGACGGCACCGGGCCGGGCTTCGAGGTGATCGTCGAGCGCAACTCGGACGCCGGCATCACGGCCAACGTCGCGGCCTCGGTAAATTTGGTCGAAGACGGCGCGCGTATCCTCAACTGGAGCTGGGGCATTCACCGCATCGGCACGGTAGATGTGGATGGCGAACCGGTGGACTCGCTGCTGCGCTCCGGGATTGCCATGAGCGGCTACGAAGAGCTTCTGGAGGAGTTCTTCCTCTGGCTGCGCCGCGAGCATCCTGACGTGCTGGTCATCAACTCGGCGGGCAATGGTTCGGCCCACTCCGGGCTCGACGACTATCGACTGCCCTCCTCGTTCATCACCGAGCAGCTGCTGGTGGTCGGTGGCCATGAGCGCGACGACAGGAAAAAGGTCTCGGTGGAGCACCCCGACTACGTGCGCAAGCGCAAGTCGTCCAACGTCGATATGCGTGTGGACATCACCGCAGCCGCCTGCACCCGCGCCGCCACGCTCGAACCCGACAAGCGCGGCGACGTGCACTGCGGCACTTCCTATGCCACGCCGCTGGTTGCCGGCGCGGTGGGCGCGATGCTGTCGGTCAATCCCGAGCTAGAGCCGGATCAGGTGCGTGAACTGCTACGCCGCAGCGCCATGACCATCGGCCGCGACTCGGATTTCGAACCCGCCGAGGCGGATGACCTTACCGCGCCGATTCTGCCGTCGGAACGCGGCTATCGGCTGGATGATCGCGATGTCGGTCGCTCGGCACGGCTGGACATGCGCAAGGCGCTGGAGCTGACCGTGGAAAGCCTTAAGAACTCGCGCTAG
- the egtD gene encoding L-histidine N(alpha)-methyltransferase, whose product MALAIHFHDQLQQPHDASLRDETLAGFAASPKWASPKFFYDRRGSELFEQICQQPEYYITRTEEQILAEAANDILDIAGPHSDLIELGSGASRKVRLLLEALHPTSYLGIDISEDFLLSSTQRLAADYPWLEVHAACTDFSNELNLPDDFSSEHPLMFFPGSSIGNFTPGEAAAFLQRLHDVLPAGGGLVIGVDLVKDRAVLEAAYNDRAHVTAAFNLNLLQRIRNELDSDIDPSRFVHRAFFNEAESRIEMHLISPDAQDVTIEGRRFHFDAGESLHTENSYKYTLESFAALADAAGFDCRGQWTDRRGLFSVNYLERR is encoded by the coding sequence ATGGCGCTGGCAATTCACTTTCACGATCAGCTGCAACAGCCACACGACGCCTCGCTGCGCGACGAAACCCTCGCCGGGTTCGCTGCGAGCCCGAAATGGGCCTCACCGAAGTTCTTCTACGATCGCCGCGGTTCCGAGCTGTTCGAACAAATCTGCCAGCAGCCCGAGTACTACATCACCCGCACCGAGGAGCAGATTCTCGCCGAGGCTGCCAACGACATCCTCGACATCGCCGGCCCTCACAGCGACCTGATCGAGCTGGGCAGCGGTGCCAGTCGCAAGGTACGCCTGCTGCTGGAAGCACTGCACCCGACCAGCTATCTGGGCATCGACATCTCCGAGGACTTCCTGCTCAGCAGCACCCAGCGGCTGGCGGCGGACTACCCGTGGCTGGAGGTGCATGCCGCCTGTACCGACTTTTCCAACGAGCTGAACCTGCCGGATGATTTTTCCAGCGAGCACCCGCTGATGTTCTTCCCCGGTTCCAGCATCGGCAACTTCACCCCGGGCGAGGCCGCGGCCTTTCTGCAGCGCTTGCACGATGTGCTGCCGGCCGGCGGCGGCCTGGTGATCGGCGTTGATCTGGTCAAGGATCGTGCGGTGCTGGAAGCGGCCTACAACGACCGCGCTCATGTCACAGCCGCCTTCAACCTCAACCTGCTGCAGCGCATCCGCAACGAGCTGGACAGCGACATCGACCCGTCACGCTTCGTCCATCGCGCCTTCTTCAACGAGGCCGAATCGCGCATCGAGATGCACCTGATCAGCCCCGATGCGCAGGACGTGACCATCGAAGGCCGGCGCTTCCACTTCGATGCTGGGGAAAGCCTGCATACGGAAAACTCCTACAAGTACACGCTGGAATCCTTCGCTGCCCTGGCCGATGCCGCCGGCTTCGACTGTCGCGGTCAGTGGACCGACCGGCGCGGGCTGTTCAGCGTCAACTACCTCGAGCGACGTTGA
- the egtB gene encoding ergothioneine biosynthesis protein EgtB: MGNLAEQPHPHPALAELDLLLQRYQQVRATSEAICTPLQVEDYVIQSTPEVSPPKWHLAHVSWFFETFLLLPYLPGYRRLNEAYDYLFNSYYQTHGLPFPRARRGVLSRPGVDEIYRYRRHVDQAMGELLSNPPREQAGEIVRRVGLGLQHEQQHQELLLMDIKHILAQNPLHPVYRDDLAQAEPSSQQRPRWHEYAGGVQHIGHAGSDFAFDCETPRHRQFVEDFQLAERLVSNREYLSFITDGGYARPELWLSDGWDLIQQAGWNAPLYWLREDASWHEMTLGGLRPLDLEAPVCHISYYEADAFARWAGARLPSEAEWEVAAADQPLRGNFLESDYLQPVAAPPGHDGPRQLFGDVWEWTASAYLPYPGFRPLEGSLGEYNGKFMSGQMVLRGGCCATPESHLRVTYRNFFQPAMRWQFAGLRLARGL, translated from the coding sequence ATGGGCAACCTGGCAGAGCAGCCACATCCGCATCCGGCATTGGCCGAACTCGATCTGTTGCTGCAGCGCTACCAACAGGTACGCGCCACCAGCGAGGCGATCTGCACGCCACTGCAGGTCGAGGATTACGTCATCCAGAGCACACCGGAAGTCAGCCCGCCGAAATGGCACCTGGCGCATGTCAGCTGGTTCTTCGAGACTTTTCTGCTGTTGCCTTATCTACCCGGTTACCGGCGCCTGAACGAGGCCTACGACTACCTATTCAATTCTTACTACCAGACCCATGGCCTGCCCTTTCCCCGGGCGCGGCGCGGTGTGCTGTCGCGCCCGGGGGTGGATGAGATCTATCGCTACCGCCGGCACGTCGACCAGGCCATGGGCGAACTACTGAGCAATCCTCCGCGCGAGCAGGCTGGCGAAATCGTCCGTCGCGTCGGCCTGGGCCTGCAGCACGAGCAGCAGCACCAGGAGCTGCTGCTGATGGACATCAAGCACATCCTCGCGCAGAACCCGCTACATCCGGTCTATCGCGACGATCTCGCTCAGGCCGAGCCAAGCAGCCAACAGCGCCCGCGCTGGCATGAATACGCCGGCGGTGTGCAGCACATCGGGCATGCCGGCAGCGATTTCGCCTTCGATTGCGAAACCCCGCGACATCGCCAGTTCGTCGAGGATTTCCAGCTTGCCGAACGATTGGTGAGCAACCGCGAATACCTGTCGTTCATCACTGACGGCGGTTATGCCCGCCCGGAGCTGTGGCTGTCGGACGGCTGGGACCTGATCCAGCAGGCCGGCTGGAACGCTCCGCTGTACTGGCTGCGCGAGGACGCCAGCTGGCACGAGATGACCCTTGGTGGTCTGCGCCCGCTGGATCTGGAGGCACCGGTCTGTCACATCAGCTATTACGAGGCCGATGCCTTCGCACGCTGGGCCGGTGCGCGGCTGCCGAGCGAAGCGGAATGGGAAGTCGCCGCCGCCGACCAGCCATTGCGCGGCAATTTCCTTGAAAGCGACTACCTGCAACCGGTCGCCGCGCCGCCTGGCCATGACGGCCCGAGGCAGCTGTTCGGCGATGTCTGGGAGTGGACCGCCAGCGCCTACCTGCCCTATCCGGGTTTTCGCCCGCTGGAGGGCAGCCTCGGCGAGTACAACGGCAAGTTCATGTCCGGCCAGATGGTCTTGCGTGGCGGTTGCTGCGCCACGCCGGAATCCCACCTACGGGTCACCTACCGCAACTTCTTCCAGCCGGCCATGCGCTGGCAGTTCGCCGGGCTGCGCCTGGCCAGAGGGCTCTGA
- a CDS encoding OBAP family protein, whose amino-acid sequence MRQLLVLSSTVLLAACGQHNTASYIDAAGAPKSAETRTLEVGAKLLQGKAPLNAVSAYLNGFHFYNGDMNGQMEAHHYVTRVNEDVMQALIYDGNGSDAKLMGVEYIISARLFATLPEDEKKLWHSHDYEVKSGSLVAPGLPQVAEKQLMEQVVSTYGKTWHTWHTDRDKELPYGIPALMMGFTADGQLDPALEKARDDRLGVDTQAIRRSRESIPQPTVDPAANAWEKGEVIQLQRVRGAGEHRHGHTAGEAEINESGRVQKQRQRSDTR is encoded by the coding sequence ATGCGACAGTTGTTAGTTCTGAGTTCCACGGTGCTGTTGGCTGCCTGCGGGCAACACAACACGGCGTCCTACATCGACGCCGCGGGCGCGCCGAAAAGCGCCGAAACTCGTACCCTCGAGGTCGGTGCCAAGCTGCTGCAGGGCAAAGCACCGCTCAATGCTGTGAGTGCCTATCTCAACGGGTTTCACTTCTACAACGGCGACATGAACGGCCAGATGGAGGCGCACCATTACGTCACGCGGGTGAATGAAGACGTGATGCAGGCGCTGATCTACGACGGCAATGGCAGCGATGCCAAGCTCATGGGCGTCGAATACATCATCAGCGCGCGCCTGTTCGCGACACTGCCCGAGGACGAGAAGAAGCTCTGGCACAGCCACGATTATGAGGTGAAGTCCGGCTCACTGGTCGCCCCCGGCCTGCCGCAGGTAGCGGAAAAGCAGCTGATGGAGCAGGTAGTTAGCACCTATGGCAAGACGTGGCACACCTGGCATACCGACCGCGACAAGGAGCTGCCCTACGGAATCCCGGCGCTGATGATGGGTTTCACCGCGGACGGCCAGCTGGATCCGGCACTGGAAAAGGCCCGTGACGACCGCCTCGGGGTGGATACCCAGGCAATCCGTCGCAGCCGCGAGTCGATTCCGCAACCCACGGTCGATCCGGCGGCGAATGCCTGGGAGAAAGGTGAAGTGATTCAGCTGCAGCGGGTGCGGGGCGCCGGCGAGCACCGCCACGGTCATACCGCTGGCGAGGCCGAGATCAACGAATCGGGGCGCGTGCAAAAACAGCGGCAGCGTAGCGACACGCGCTGA
- a CDS encoding SDR family oxidoreductase — MSDPVLLITGASSGIGAATARMAAAAGYRLALAARSKDKLQHLVDELGPQRAIAICCDVTDYAQQQAMVQRVLDHYGQLDAVYANAGIPGSDGGFSGADPEVWKAMLLTNIYGVGLTLRCTLAALKASRGHVLLTGSAAGRFVIPGSMYSASKWAVTGMGLSVREELHGTGVRVTLIEPGMVDTPLFDEPPAYALQPEDIGRAVVYALSQPAHVDVNEILIRPTPPLQDKQ; from the coding sequence ATGAGCGATCCCGTGCTGTTGATCACCGGCGCCTCCTCCGGCATCGGTGCAGCCACCGCACGCATGGCGGCAGCGGCCGGCTACCGGCTGGCGCTCGCCGCCCGCTCCAAGGACAAGTTGCAGCATCTGGTGGACGAGCTAGGGCCGCAGCGTGCCATCGCCATTTGCTGCGACGTGACCGATTACGCCCAGCAGCAAGCCATGGTCCAGCGAGTGCTTGATCACTACGGCCAGCTCGATGCCGTCTACGCCAACGCCGGCATCCCCGGCAGCGACGGCGGTTTTAGCGGCGCCGATCCCGAAGTATGGAAAGCCATGCTGCTGACCAACATCTACGGCGTCGGGCTGACCCTGCGCTGCACGCTAGCGGCGCTAAAGGCCAGCCGCGGCCATGTTTTGCTTACCGGCTCGGCAGCAGGGCGCTTCGTCATTCCCGGATCGATGTACAGCGCCAGCAAATGGGCGGTGACCGGCATGGGCCTGAGCGTGCGCGAAGAGCTGCACGGGACCGGCGTGCGGGTCACGCTGATAGAGCCGGGGATGGTCGACACGCCCTTGTTCGACGAACCGCCAGCCTATGCGCTACAACCGGAGGACATCGGCCGCGCGGTGGTTTACGCGCTGTCACAACCGGCGCACGTGGATGTCAATGAGATCCTGATCCGCCCGACGCCGCCTCTTCAGGACAAGCAGTGA
- a CDS encoding DEAD/DEAH box helicase, translating into MTTSYPDPLSQFHPAVAEWFCRSFPAPTPAQTAAWPRIRAGLSTLVAAPTGSGKTLTAFLAAIDGLVQQGLAEDGLADATRVLYVSPLKALSNDIHINLEEPLAGITAELARLGLPPLEIRTAVRTGDTPQAERNAMRKRVPHILVTTPESLYVLLGSASGREMLADVQSVIVDEIHAIAGNKRGSHLALSLERLEALCNRPLVRVGLSATQKPIDAVARFLVGVERPCEIVDIGHGRARDLALEVPPVPLEAVMSNDDWALVYDRLAALAGEHRTTLVFVNTRRMAERTTRHLAERLGAEVVAAHHGSLAREQRLSAEQKLKRGELRVLVATASLELGIDIGDVELVCQLGSPRSISAFLQRVGRAGHQVAGVSKGRLFPSSRDDLIECAALLDAVRRGELDTLKIPRAPLDVLAQQIVAEVACREWSEDALLELIQRAMPYAALEAKAYQALLKMLTEGYTARHGVRGAYLHRDLATRSLRARRGGRLIALTSGGTIADNADYAVLLEPQGLNIGTVNEDFAVESLAGDVFQLGNTSYRILKIESGRVRVEDAQGMPPSIPFWLGEAPGRSDELSFAVARLRDEIDRRLAEGAPSACAGRPNPLPEGERRQAEAAGTNDEGPGTGRVASAAQSGEAPRVGNEQASLPVPVADQAPSSLRGEGWGEGAAVGRVDLSPAIDWLTGTLGLAETAARQIVEYLARARSALGALPTQQRLVMERFFDESGGTQLVIHSPYGSRINRAWGLALRKRFCRTFNFELQAAATEDAIILSLSTSHSFPLAEVWRYLHSTSAEQVLIQALLDAPLFGVRWRWIATTALALPRMAGGRKVAPQLQRMKSDDLLATVFPDQVACLENIVGEREIPDHPLVRQTVDDCLHEAMDSEGWLALLRRMECGEVELLARDLPAPSPLAMEILGARPYAFLDDAPLEERRTQAVLARRWSDPESPDDLGALDPEAIAAVREEAWPDARNADEIHEALTALGCIAEGEAAAEPQWLQWLADLAHGKRATRMQVAHDRALWLPLERLMLLRAVYPQAMFEPHLQAAPGYDQPIGEDEALVELIRARLGAFGPMPVALIARPLALPASAVATALIRLESQGYVMRGRFSAGAVEDEWCERHLLARIHRYTVKRLRREIEPVERADFMRFLGDWQHLSAATRMQGREALATVVEQLEGFQAAAAAWEADLLPARLKDYGGTWLDELCRSGRIVWTRLAARSKASGGPVRGTPIVLLPRRRMNVWHALAAEAPASELSSRAQRVFECLQAQGALFFDELQHEAHLLRAELEDALGELVAVGLVNADSFAGLRALLAPSSKRSRTARRTRGGAFIGGMDDAGRWALVRKSGGADAGTNGRASFDPETLEHIARVLLRRYGVVFWRLLAREAEWLPPWRDLLRVYHRLEARGEIRGGRFVAAVAGEQFALPEALGLLREVRNRPVSGELLAVSAVDPLNQIGTLLPGTKVPALAANRILFRDGLPVAVLVAGKPQWLVELDENGQHEARRLLTPARR; encoded by the coding sequence ATGACTACCTCTTATCCCGATCCGCTGAGTCAATTCCATCCGGCCGTGGCTGAGTGGTTTTGCCGCAGCTTCCCCGCGCCCACTCCAGCCCAGACGGCGGCGTGGCCGCGGATCCGGGCGGGGCTTTCGACGCTGGTCGCCGCGCCTACGGGGTCGGGCAAAACATTGACTGCCTTTCTCGCCGCCATCGATGGGCTGGTGCAGCAGGGTCTGGCCGAGGATGGCCTGGCCGACGCGACGCGCGTGCTTTATGTCTCGCCATTGAAGGCCTTGTCCAACGACATCCATATCAACCTGGAGGAGCCGCTCGCCGGGATCACCGCCGAGCTGGCGCGTCTGGGCCTGCCGCCGCTGGAAATCCGCACGGCAGTGCGTACCGGCGATACGCCGCAGGCCGAGCGCAATGCCATGCGCAAGCGGGTGCCGCATATCCTGGTGACCACGCCGGAATCGCTCTATGTGCTGCTCGGCTCGGCATCGGGGCGCGAAATGCTCGCCGACGTACAGAGCGTGATCGTCGACGAGATCCACGCCATCGCCGGCAACAAGCGCGGCAGCCATCTGGCACTCTCGCTGGAACGGTTGGAGGCGCTCTGCAATCGGCCGCTGGTGCGGGTCGGCTTGTCGGCGACGCAGAAACCGATCGACGCGGTGGCGCGCTTTCTGGTCGGCGTCGAGCGGCCGTGCGAGATCGTCGATATCGGCCATGGCCGCGCCCGCGACCTGGCGCTGGAAGTGCCGCCGGTGCCGCTGGAAGCGGTGATGAGCAACGATGACTGGGCGCTGGTCTACGACCGACTCGCCGCACTGGCTGGCGAGCATCGCACCACGCTGGTGTTCGTCAACACGCGGCGCATGGCCGAGCGCACCACCCGGCATCTGGCCGAGCGGCTGGGTGCAGAGGTCGTCGCCGCACACCACGGCAGCCTGGCCCGCGAGCAGCGTCTTAGCGCCGAGCAGAAGCTCAAGCGCGGCGAGCTGCGCGTGCTGGTCGCGACTGCTTCGCTTGAGCTGGGCATCGACATCGGCGATGTCGAGCTGGTCTGCCAGCTGGGGTCGCCACGCTCGATCTCGGCTTTCCTGCAGCGGGTCGGACGGGCCGGGCATCAGGTGGCTGGTGTTTCAAAGGGGCGCCTGTTCCCCAGTTCCCGCGACGACTTGATCGAGTGCGCCGCGCTCCTCGACGCAGTGCGTCGGGGCGAGCTGGACACGCTGAAGATTCCGCGGGCGCCGCTGGATGTGCTGGCGCAACAGATCGTCGCGGAGGTGGCCTGTCGAGAATGGAGCGAGGACGCGCTGCTCGAGTTGATCCAGCGCGCCATGCCTTACGCTGCGCTGGAGGCGAAGGCCTATCAGGCGCTGTTGAAAATGCTCACTGAGGGCTACACCGCCCGCCACGGAGTGCGCGGCGCCTATCTGCACCGTGACTTGGCGACCCGCAGCCTGCGCGCTCGCCGCGGCGGGCGGCTGATCGCATTGACCTCCGGCGGCACCATCGCCGATAACGCCGACTATGCCGTGCTGTTGGAACCGCAGGGGCTGAACATCGGCACGGTCAATGAAGATTTCGCGGTGGAGAGCCTGGCCGGCGATGTGTTCCAGCTGGGCAACACGTCGTATCGCATCCTCAAAATTGAATCCGGGCGGGTGCGTGTCGAAGACGCCCAGGGCATGCCGCCGAGCATCCCGTTCTGGCTGGGCGAGGCGCCGGGGCGCAGTGACGAGCTGTCCTTTGCCGTGGCGCGGTTGCGTGACGAGATTGATCGGCGGTTGGCTGAGGGCGCTCCTTCCGCCTGCGCCGGGCGCCCCAACCCTCTCCCTGAGGGGGAGAGGAGGCAGGCCGAGGCTGCTGGAACGAATGATGAAGGGCCAGGCACCGGAAGGGTTGCGTCTGCTGCTCAAAGCGGCGAAGCCCCACGCGTGGGTAATGAACAAGCTTCCCTGCCTGTCCCAGTCGCGGACCAGGCGCCCTCTTCCCTCCGGGGAGAGGGCTGGGGCGAGGGGGCGGCGGTGGGTAGAGTGGACCTATCGCCCGCGATCGATTGGCTTACCGGCACCCTTGGCCTGGCGGAAACCGCCGCGCGACAGATCGTCGAATACCTGGCGCGTGCCCGCTCCGCACTAGGCGCCTTGCCGACTCAGCAGCGGCTGGTGATGGAGCGCTTCTTCGACGAGTCCGGCGGCACCCAGCTGGTCATTCACTCGCCCTATGGCAGCCGCATCAATCGCGCCTGGGGGCTGGCGCTGCGCAAGCGCTTCTGTCGCACCTTCAACTTCGAACTGCAGGCGGCGGCCACCGAAGACGCCATCATTCTCTCGCTTTCCACCAGCCACAGCTTTCCGTTAGCAGAGGTCTGGCGCTACCTGCATTCCACCAGCGCCGAGCAGGTGCTGATCCAGGCATTGCTGGATGCCCCGTTGTTCGGCGTACGTTGGCGCTGGATCGCCACCACCGCACTGGCATTGCCGCGCATGGCCGGCGGGCGCAAGGTCGCGCCGCAGCTGCAGCGAATGAAAAGCGACGATCTGCTGGCCACGGTTTTCCCCGACCAGGTCGCCTGCCTGGAAAACATCGTCGGTGAGCGCGAGATTCCCGACCATCCGCTGGTGCGGCAGACCGTCGATGACTGCCTGCATGAGGCCATGGACAGCGAGGGCTGGCTGGCACTGCTGCGGCGCATGGAATGTGGCGAAGTCGAGCTGCTGGCGCGCGATCTGCCCGCGCCGTCACCCTTGGCAATGGAGATCCTCGGCGCGCGCCCTTACGCCTTTCTTGACGATGCACCGTTGGAAGAGCGGCGCACCCAGGCGGTGCTTGCGCGGCGCTGGAGCGACCCCGAATCACCTGACGACCTAGGTGCGCTGGACCCCGAAGCCATTGCGGCCGTGCGCGAAGAAGCCTGGCCCGACGCGCGCAACGCCGACGAGATACACGAGGCGTTGACCGCATTGGGTTGCATCGCCGAAGGCGAAGCTGCCGCCGAGCCGCAGTGGCTGCAATGGCTGGCCGACCTTGCCCACGGCAAACGGGCCACGCGCATGCAGGTCGCCCACGACCGCGCCCTATGGCTGCCGCTCGAAAGGCTCATGCTGCTGCGTGCGGTCTACCCACAGGCGATGTTCGAACCGCATCTGCAGGCGGCCCCCGGATACGACCAACCGATCGGGGAAGACGAGGCGCTGGTGGAGTTGATTCGCGCCCGCCTAGGCGCCTTCGGGCCGATGCCGGTCGCATTGATCGCCAGGCCGCTGGCGTTGCCGGCCTCTGCCGTCGCGACGGCGCTGATCCGCTTGGAAAGCCAGGGTTACGTGATGCGCGGGCGTTTCAGTGCCGGCGCAGTTGAGGATGAGTGGTGCGAGCGGCATTTACTGGCGCGTATCCATCGTTACACGGTCAAGCGTTTGCGGCGGGAGATCGAGCCCGTGGAACGGGCCGACTTCATGCGCTTCCTCGGCGACTGGCAGCACCTTTCTGCCGCCACGCGCATGCAGGGCCGCGAGGCGCTGGCTACGGTCGTCGAACAGCTGGAGGGTTTTCAGGCCGCCGCCGCGGCGTGGGAAGCCGATCTCTTGCCGGCGCGTCTGAAGGATTACGGCGGAACCTGGCTGGACGAGCTGTGCCGCTCCGGTCGCATCGTCTGGACGCGGCTGGCGGCTCGCTCCAAGGCTAGTGGCGGACCGGTGAGGGGCACGCCAATCGTGCTGCTGCCGCGACGACGGATGAATGTCTGGCACGCACTGGCGGCCGAGGCGCCGGCGTCGGAGTTGTCGTCACGGGCGCAACGGGTGTTCGAATGCCTGCAAGCTCAGGGCGCGCTGTTTTTCGATGAGCTGCAGCACGAAGCCCATCTGCTGCGCGCCGAGCTGGAGGATGCCCTGGGCGAACTGGTGGCGGTGGGTTTGGTGAATGCCGACAGCTTCGCCGGTCTGCGCGCGCTGCTGGCACCGAGCAGTAAGCGCTCGCGAACGGCACGTCGAACCCGAGGTGGCGCCTTCATCGGCGGCATGGATGATGCCGGACGCTGGGCGCTGGTGCGCAAGTCCGGCGGCGCCGATGCAGGGACTAACGGACGGGCTTCGTTCGATCCCGAAACACTGGAGCATATCGCCAGGGTGCTGCTACGACGCTATGGCGTGGTGTTCTGGCGCTTGCTGGCGCGTGAAGCGGAGTGGTTGCCACCCTGGCGAGATCTGTTACGGGTTTACCACCGCCTGGAAGCTCGGGGCGAGATTCGTGGCGGGCGCTTCGTCGCAGCCGTGGCCGGCGAGCAGTTCGCACTGCCAGAGGCACTCGGATTGCTCCGCGAGGTACGCAACAGGCCTGTGTCCGGCGAGTTGCTCGCGGTGTCGGCGGTCGATCCGCTGAATCAGATTGGCACTTTGCTGCCGGGCACCAAGGTGCCCGCGCTGGCGGCCAACCGGATTCTTTTTCGTGACGGTTTACCTGTGGCTGTACTGGTGGCGGGCAAGCCGCAATGGCTGGTGGAGCTGGACGAAAATGGGCAGCACGAGGCGCGCCGCTTGTTGACCCCAGCAAGACGTTGA